A stretch of the Porifericola rhodea genome encodes the following:
- a CDS encoding efflux RND transporter periplasmic adaptor subunit: MTIKTKTALRYLLMLGLGMLLGWLVWMPATEDPEEHEHEFVPTETAEGTVWTCSMHPQVRQSEAGDCPICGMDLIPLEEEEGEANPYQLTMSAEAVRLANVQTTKVGSPGTYEEESKALLLNGKLEIDETRIITQTAHFSGRVEKMFLTYEGAQVRRGQTIATIYSPELVTAQQELLQAQKFKASNPNLLASATRKLKNWKLTDSQIMQILERDEPITYWPLKAHASGIVTNINVESGEHVMEGAVIYEAADLSQLWAVFDAYENNLSWIKKGDMISFEVAAYPGKQFDAKVSFIDPFIDPQSRVAKVRTEVSNEDGLLKPAMFAQGRLSSREQTSVVSSDAELLVPKSAVMWTGTRSVVYVVVQNTNIPTYEMREVTLGASVGNAYLVESGLRSGEEVVSQGTFTVDAAAQLNNKASMMNRNVQIKGSATKAEQMQLSVPDYVSQTSETFKNQFQKTINQYLELKDALVSSEKEAANKYAQAMMKSVAEVDMNLLEDEPHIYWMEREEGIKDHVQLLLQSKNIDMQRKHFKQLSLEMIKATQAFGTSEKLYVQYCPMADNDEGANWLSVSEEVINPYYGDMMLNCGNVKTIINP, translated from the coding sequence ATGACGATAAAAACGAAAACGGCATTACGCTATCTGTTAATGTTGGGCTTAGGGATGTTGCTGGGCTGGCTGGTGTGGATGCCAGCGACCGAAGATCCGGAGGAACATGAGCATGAGTTTGTGCCTACCGAAACGGCCGAAGGTACCGTTTGGACCTGTTCTATGCACCCACAGGTGCGCCAGAGCGAAGCAGGTGACTGCCCCATTTGCGGTATGGACCTTATTCCTTTAGAAGAGGAAGAAGGTGAAGCTAACCCTTACCAGCTTACCATGAGTGCCGAAGCAGTAAGGCTCGCTAATGTACAGACCACCAAAGTAGGTAGCCCCGGCACATATGAGGAAGAATCTAAAGCGCTGCTACTTAATGGTAAGCTGGAGATTGATGAGACCAGAATCATTACTCAGACAGCTCATTTTTCTGGAAGGGTAGAGAAGATGTTCCTTACTTATGAAGGTGCTCAGGTAAGGCGTGGGCAAACCATCGCTACTATTTACTCTCCCGAACTGGTCACTGCGCAGCAGGAGTTGTTGCAGGCGCAGAAGTTTAAAGCAAGCAACCCTAATCTGCTGGCCTCTGCCACCCGAAAACTGAAAAACTGGAAGCTAACCGACAGCCAGATCATGCAGATATTAGAAAGAGACGAACCGATTACTTATTGGCCCCTAAAAGCTCATGCTTCGGGCATTGTTACCAATATCAATGTAGAGAGCGGAGAGCATGTGATGGAAGGTGCGGTAATCTACGAAGCAGCCGACCTCTCGCAGCTTTGGGCAGTTTTTGATGCTTATGAGAACAATCTGAGCTGGATAAAGAAAGGAGATATGATCAGCTTTGAGGTAGCGGCTTATCCTGGTAAACAGTTTGATGCAAAGGTGAGCTTTATTGATCCTTTTATTGATCCTCAGAGTCGTGTAGCAAAAGTGCGAACAGAAGTAAGTAATGAAGATGGTTTACTAAAACCTGCTATGTTTGCTCAGGGTAGGTTAAGCAGTAGAGAACAGACTTCGGTAGTAAGCTCTGACGCGGAATTGCTGGTACCCAAATCAGCGGTGATGTGGACAGGTACCCGCTCAGTAGTATATGTGGTGGTACAAAATACGAATATACCTACCTACGAAATGAGAGAGGTTACTCTTGGAGCATCGGTAGGCAATGCCTATCTGGTAGAAAGCGGACTCCGATCTGGAGAAGAGGTAGTAAGCCAGGGTACCTTTACTGTGGATGCTGCCGCGCAGCTTAACAACAAAGCCAGCATGATGAACCGTAATGTGCAGATAAAAGGTAGTGCCACTAAGGCGGAACAGATGCAGTTGAGCGTTCCTGATTATGTAAGCCAGACTTCGGAAACCTTTAAAAATCAATTCCAGAAAACTATAAATCAGTACCTTGAACTGAAGGATGCTCTGGTAAGTTCTGAAAAAGAGGCAGCGAACAAATACGCGCAGGCTATGATGAAGTCGGTAGCTGAGGTAGACATGAACCTGCTGGAAGATGAACCACATATATACTGGATGGAAAGAGAGGAAGGTATAAAAGATCATGTTCAGCTTTTGCTCCAATCCAAAAACATAGATATGCAGCGTAAACACTTTAAGCAGTTATCTCTGGAAATGATCAAAGCTACACAGGCTTTCGGTACTTCCGAGAAACTATATGTACAATACTGTCCTATGGCAGATAATGATGAAGGAGCCAACTGGCTGAGCGTATCAGAAGAAGTGATCAACCCGTACTACGGAGATATGATGCTGAACTGCGGAAATGTAAAAACTATTATTAACCCATAA
- a CDS encoding sialidase family protein encodes MHKVLVYLLLSFLPFACQVPSAELPDEQWPLREVASPASTQSGEPNLFVSEEGRVYLSWIDALENDEYALRFSVWEGEKWATPQTIAQDSGWFVNWADFPSVVASGDHMAAHWLTKSGSGTFEYDVTIALSDNMGADWSTPFVLHQDSLQAEHGFVSMLPYQGKTFAVWLDGRNTKPKKKQGHEHHHEEGAMSLRTAIFDSEGKVEKREELDGRICDCCQTDAISIGEDIYVVYRDRSQQEIRDIYITRYHQGRWSQPRPVHQDQWQIKGCPVNGPAICGRGSNIAVAWFTAARDTSKVQLAISTDEADSFIKPIRVDHGNPLGRVDVLMLNTEHLVLSWMERTDNGAEIRLAVFDKQHQLVADKRIAYTGYARANGFPIMEMDDEKIFFTWTQASEDKTQVKTAMLDIEEVIK; translated from the coding sequence ATGCATAAAGTATTAGTCTACCTATTATTGTCTTTTTTACCCTTTGCTTGTCAGGTACCCTCTGCTGAGCTGCCCGACGAGCAATGGCCTTTGCGGGAAGTAGCTTCTCCTGCCTCAACTCAAAGTGGCGAACCTAACTTATTTGTCTCAGAAGAGGGTAGAGTGTACCTCTCCTGGATTGATGCCCTGGAAAACGACGAATATGCCCTGCGATTTTCGGTATGGGAGGGGGAAAAGTGGGCAACTCCACAGACCATTGCTCAGGATTCTGGCTGGTTTGTAAACTGGGCAGATTTTCCTTCGGTAGTAGCTTCTGGCGACCATATGGCAGCGCACTGGCTTACAAAAAGCGGTAGCGGAACTTTTGAGTATGATGTTACCATAGCACTTTCTGATAACATGGGGGCAGACTGGAGTACACCTTTTGTCCTGCATCAGGATAGTTTACAGGCCGAACATGGTTTCGTAAGTATGCTACCCTATCAGGGAAAAACCTTCGCAGTATGGCTGGATGGGCGAAATACCAAACCTAAGAAGAAGCAAGGGCATGAGCACCACCATGAGGAAGGAGCTATGAGCCTGCGTACTGCAATATTTGATTCGGAGGGTAAAGTAGAGAAGCGGGAAGAACTGGACGGCCGTATTTGTGACTGCTGCCAGACCGATGCCATAAGCATAGGAGAAGATATTTATGTAGTATACCGCGATCGTTCTCAGCAGGAAATTCGCGATATCTACATTACTCGCTATCATCAGGGCAGGTGGAGTCAGCCCCGGCCAGTACATCAAGACCAATGGCAGATAAAGGGCTGCCCGGTCAATGGCCCGGCAATTTGTGGAAGGGGCAGCAATATAGCTGTGGCCTGGTTTACCGCTGCGCGAGATACTTCAAAAGTTCAGCTTGCCATCTCTACAGATGAGGCAGATAGCTTTATTAAGCCCATTCGGGTAGATCATGGAAATCCCTTGGGTCGTGTAGATGTGCTAATGCTAAACACTGAACATCTTGTGTTGAGCTGGATGGAACGAACCGATAACGGGGCCGAAATTCGGCTAGCTGTTTTTGATAAACAGCATCAACTGGTGGCCGACAAACGTATAGCTTATACCGGCTATGCCCGGGCAAATGGTTTTCCTATCATGGAAATGGACGATGAGAAAATATTTTTTACCTGGACACAAGCTTCCGAAGATAAAACCCAGGTAAAAACAGCGATGTTAGATATAGAAGAAGTAATAAAATGA
- a CDS encoding acyloxyacyl hydrolase yields MRLKLLFLLAIVLGTSTTMWAQAPLSAKKLYAGSLLEFSFYHGMILMHDEKIRHLVQSHPSAAKLNYLLRTSGLKTWHQLYGFPEFGVALEYQHYRHPSLGKSISLIPNLNLYVYRGRYSSVLGNMGVGIAYHTNPYHRTYNTKNLALGSTLSFALNIALKYQRRLSTDLAAGAFVHLNHYSNGGLKKPNSGLNLVQGGFYLRQEFQRCEIYKPQNERAAFQPKKTYLTVLPSISFKELGRGGGVLHSSYNLSLHLNKQVSHLSVLNFGLDAYWDIARKKWIAQMHDGDEVDYKTIALSGGHELMINKVAFLTQLGCHIYQPYKGLYGELFQKYGLRVYVHPQLAVSGSLKSYLGKAEHIEWGLLLKL; encoded by the coding sequence ATGAGACTGAAACTACTATTTCTACTAGCTATAGTCTTAGGCACTAGCACTACTATGTGGGCACAGGCTCCGCTGTCGGCAAAAAAATTATATGCGGGCAGCCTGCTGGAGTTCTCCTTCTATCATGGAATGATACTGATGCACGATGAAAAAATCAGACACCTGGTACAGAGCCATCCAAGCGCAGCTAAGCTGAACTACCTTCTCCGCACCAGTGGGCTAAAAACCTGGCATCAGTTGTATGGTTTTCCGGAGTTTGGCGTAGCTCTTGAGTACCAACACTATCGCCACCCTAGCTTAGGCAAATCCATTTCGCTAATTCCGAACCTGAACTTATATGTTTATCGGGGGCGCTACTCCTCTGTTCTTGGCAATATGGGAGTAGGAATAGCTTACCACACCAATCCTTACCATCGTACATACAATACCAAAAACCTGGCGTTAGGCAGCACCTTGTCTTTCGCGCTAAACATTGCGCTAAAATATCAGCGTCGTTTGTCTACCGACTTGGCAGCCGGGGCCTTTGTTCACCTGAATCATTACTCTAACGGAGGACTTAAAAAGCCTAACTCCGGCCTAAACCTGGTGCAGGGGGGCTTTTACCTGAGACAAGAGTTTCAAAGATGTGAAATTTATAAGCCTCAGAACGAACGCGCCGCTTTTCAGCCCAAAAAAACCTATCTGACTGTATTACCAAGTATCAGCTTTAAAGAGCTGGGACGAGGAGGTGGAGTTTTACACTCCTCATACAATCTGAGTTTGCATCTGAACAAACAGGTATCTCACCTTAGTGTGCTCAACTTCGGGCTAGATGCTTACTGGGACATTGCCCGAAAAAAATGGATCGCTCAAATGCATGATGGCGATGAAGTAGATTACAAAACTATAGCCCTTAGCGGTGGGCATGAGCTTATGATTAATAAAGTAGCTTTTCTTACCCAGCTAGGCTGCCACATCTACCAGCCTTACAAAGGATTGTATGGAGAGTTATTTCAAAAATATGGGCTACGAGTTTATGTACACCCTCAGTTAGCCGTAAGTGGCAGCTTAAAATCCTACTTGGGTAAAGCAGAGCACATAGAGTGGGGACTGCTACTTAAGCTGTAG
- a CDS encoding DUF3347 domain-containing protein, with protein sequence MKYMHSPLKLLSLCLVFLFAVACSDSKTSNTEGTTTEESSQTTESGSNTIRVGSVVDGYLKLKDALVASNAEDAKKYATGMMEVVNAVEQPEVQQAIKEIAAAEDIEAQRVAFEEVSVHLYNDLKASGEVEQTLYKQYCPMAFDDKGAFWLSAQEEIRNPYFGDRMLKCGRVEEELPISN encoded by the coding sequence ATGAAATACATGCATTCACCCCTAAAATTACTTAGTCTCTGTTTGGTGTTCTTATTTGCAGTAGCCTGTTCTGATTCCAAAACAAGCAATACTGAAGGAACTACTACTGAAGAGAGCAGCCAGACTACTGAGAGCGGAAGCAATACCATTCGGGTAGGCAGTGTAGTTGATGGTTACCTTAAGCTTAAAGATGCGCTGGTAGCCTCAAATGCTGAAGATGCAAAAAAATATGCTACCGGTATGATGGAGGTAGTTAATGCTGTGGAGCAGCCGGAAGTACAGCAGGCAATCAAAGAAATTGCTGCCGCTGAAGATATAGAAGCACAACGTGTGGCTTTTGAAGAGGTATCTGTACACTTGTATAATGATTTGAAGGCGTCTGGAGAAGTTGAGCAGACACTATACAAGCAGTACTGCCCTATGGCGTTTGACGATAAAGGTGCTTTCTGGCTGAGTGCCCAGGAAGAAATTCGTAATCCGTACTTTGGAGACCGTATGCTTAAATGCGGTAGAGTAGAAGAGGAGCTACCCATCAGCAACTAA
- a CDS encoding 2Fe-2S iron-sulfur cluster-binding protein, with product MDIKIHVEEADGQFNTIEAPTDMGLSLMEILKASEYPVAATCGGMALCASCHVEILDNTYDEEANDAEMDMLDTLPVVSDSSRLACQMPLTDDMDGIRVRLMAEASME from the coding sequence ATGGACATAAAAATTCACGTTGAGGAAGCAGACGGTCAGTTTAATACGATAGAAGCTCCTACTGATATGGGCCTTAGCTTGATGGAAATTTTGAAAGCTTCTGAATATCCGGTAGCGGCAACCTGCGGAGGTATGGCACTTTGTGCATCTTGCCACGTAGAAATTCTGGATAATACTTATGATGAAGAAGCCAATGATGCTGAAATGGACATGTTGGATACACTACCTGTAGTAAGCGATAGTAGCCGGCTTGCTTGCCAGATGCCTCTAACTGATGACATGGACGGCATACGCGTACGCCTGATGGCGGAGGCTTCTATGGAATAA
- a CDS encoding TlpA family protein disulfide reductase has protein sequence MIKINIYTAAWIMAFLLLVACNANTQKDEGNTAKNTRQEQANPLALVQLEDLEGNTIALDHYKDKTVVLNFWATWCKPCVVEMPSMEQAKEQLGDDFVFLLASDEGVEKISAFKEKIGVDLPFVSLKMSMQNLPITALPTTWIIRNGEILEEIVGSREWDEAAHLENLKQL, from the coding sequence ATGATAAAGATAAACATCTATACTGCGGCATGGATAATGGCATTTTTGCTTTTAGTAGCCTGCAATGCTAACACACAGAAAGACGAAGGCAACACTGCCAAAAATACCCGACAGGAGCAAGCTAATCCTTTAGCACTAGTACAGTTGGAAGATTTGGAAGGCAATACCATCGCCCTGGATCACTACAAAGATAAAACTGTGGTGCTAAATTTCTGGGCTACCTGGTGCAAACCCTGTGTTGTAGAAATGCCATCAATGGAGCAGGCAAAAGAGCAGTTGGGTGATGACTTTGTATTTCTGCTAGCTTCAGATGAGGGGGTAGAAAAAATAAGCGCCTTTAAAGAAAAGATTGGAGTAGACCTGCCTTTTGTATCTCTGAAAATGAGTATGCAAAACCTGCCTATCACAGCTTTGCCCACTACATGGATAATTCGTAATGGAGAGATACTTGAGGAAATTGTAGGTAGCCGAGAGTGGGATGAAGCCGCTCACCTGGAGAACCTTAAGCAGCTTTAA
- a CDS encoding ArnT family glycosyltransferase, with protein MRTRACILLSLSVLIFFANLWGISISIVDEAKNSSCAREMFERGSLVVPTFNYELRTDKPPLHYFAMMAAYSSFGVNEFSARFFSAISGILTVMLSYFFARRFVGENVAFFTGLVLLSSLQWPLQFHLAVPDPYLILCITVSIFAFLYFWHTQKNKWLYLMYAAMGLGVLAKGPVAIALPGLVFLIYLMTTVRLSWANVWRMRPHLGTLIVLAIALPWYMAVHFQTDGAWTEGFFLKHNVGRFTSEMEGHGGSPFIIPLIVFIGLLPFSMFLPQALISAFKERRTNPLLWISTITAFMFVLFFSFSQTKLPNYPAPSYPFFAIIIGYWLNRAYQLASAKLSTVKVSAYLYLIIMICLPIAVYLVMEQHPALTDLSYLSWFFVLLPLGAVLAMVWLYHERMQYFIYSISASWMLFMLCLFYLMLPKVDRLNPSKIVMQKLPEEVTLASYKRFNPALSFYYQKKIMLTDNVDTLRQWFEKDNYYVVSRKDYYEEFEGWAELEDIWYEKSELFEPHTMLILKEN; from the coding sequence ATGCGAACAAGAGCCTGCATACTTTTAAGTTTAAGTGTACTGATTTTTTTTGCCAATTTGTGGGGTATCTCTATTTCTATCGTAGACGAAGCTAAAAACAGCAGCTGTGCCCGAGAGATGTTTGAAAGAGGTAGCCTGGTCGTTCCTACATTCAATTATGAATTGCGTACGGATAAGCCTCCACTGCATTATTTTGCCATGATGGCTGCCTACAGCAGCTTCGGGGTCAATGAGTTTTCCGCACGTTTTTTTTCAGCTATTTCCGGCATACTTACGGTCATGCTCAGCTACTTTTTTGCCCGCCGCTTTGTGGGAGAAAACGTAGCTTTTTTTACAGGTCTGGTATTGCTTTCTTCATTACAATGGCCGCTACAGTTCCATCTGGCAGTACCCGATCCTTACCTGATTTTATGTATTACGGTTAGTATTTTTGCGTTCCTTTATTTCTGGCATACTCAAAAAAATAAATGGCTGTATCTTATGTATGCGGCTATGGGGTTGGGAGTTTTAGCCAAAGGCCCGGTAGCCATTGCTTTACCAGGACTTGTTTTTCTGATTTATCTGATGACTACTGTCAGACTTAGCTGGGCTAATGTATGGCGCATGAGACCTCACCTAGGAACATTGATTGTGCTGGCTATCGCCTTACCCTGGTATATGGCAGTACATTTTCAAACAGATGGCGCCTGGACAGAAGGTTTTTTTCTTAAGCACAATGTAGGGCGTTTTACTTCAGAAATGGAAGGTCATGGTGGTTCTCCCTTCATAATTCCTCTAATTGTATTCATTGGGCTTCTTCCTTTCTCAATGTTTCTTCCTCAAGCTCTAATCAGCGCTTTTAAAGAGCGTAGAACTAACCCTTTGCTCTGGATTTCTACTATCACCGCTTTTATGTTTGTACTTTTCTTTAGTTTTTCTCAGACCAAACTTCCTAATTATCCGGCACCCTCTTATCCCTTTTTTGCTATTATAATAGGTTATTGGCTAAACAGGGCCTATCAACTGGCATCGGCAAAGCTAAGTACAGTAAAAGTTTCGGCATACCTGTATCTGATAATTATGATATGTCTGCCTATTGCTGTATATCTGGTGATGGAGCAGCATCCCGCATTGACAGACTTAAGCTACCTCTCCTGGTTTTTTGTTTTGCTACCATTAGGAGCAGTGCTTGCTATGGTTTGGCTGTACCATGAGCGTATGCAATATTTTATTTACAGTATTAGTGCATCATGGATGTTGTTTATGCTTTGCCTGTTCTACCTGATGCTACCAAAAGTAGACCGTCTTAACCCCTCTAAAATTGTGATGCAAAAGCTCCCTGAAGAAGTTACTTTAGCAAGCTATAAACGATTTAACCCTGCTCTGTCTTTTTACTACCAGAAAAAGATTATGCTTACGGATAATGTAGACACATTGCGCCAGTGGTTTGAGAAAGATAACTACTATGTAGTCAGTCGCAAGGATTATTACGAGGAGTTTGAAGGCTGGGCTGAACTAGAGGATATTTGGTATGAAAAAAGTGAGCTTTTTGAACCGCATACCATGCTTATCCTAAAAGAGAACTAA
- the msrA gene encoding peptide-methionine (S)-S-oxide reductase MsrA, producing MEIATFGNGCFWCTEAIFQNLNGVEEVTSGYSGGHVDNPTYKQVCTGTTGHAEVIHIKYDPAVISYDELLEVFWKTHDPTTPNRQGNDVGPQYRSAVFYHNEEQKEKAEKYKQELNAAGAYDAPIVTEITAFEKFYPAEDYHQNYFNLNGSQPYCSFVIRPKVEKFEQVFKDKLKKVNN from the coding sequence ATGGAAATAGCGACATTTGGTAATGGATGCTTTTGGTGTACAGAAGCTATATTTCAGAATTTGAATGGTGTAGAAGAAGTAACCTCCGGATATTCGGGTGGTCATGTAGATAACCCAACTTACAAGCAGGTTTGCACGGGTACTACCGGGCATGCAGAAGTGATTCATATTAAGTATGATCCTGCTGTTATAAGTTACGATGAACTATTAGAAGTATTCTGGAAAACACACGACCCTACCACCCCTAACCGACAGGGGAATGACGTAGGTCCTCAGTACCGTTCGGCTGTATTTTATCATAACGAGGAGCAAAAGGAAAAAGCAGAAAAGTATAAGCAGGAGCTTAATGCAGCGGGTGCTTATGATGCTCCCATCGTAACAGAAATTACAGCTTTTGAAAAATTTTATCCTGCGGAAGATTACCATCAGAATTACTTTAACCTGAACGGTAGTCAGCCTTACTGCTCTTTTGTAATTCGTCCGAAAGTAGAAAAGTTTGAGCAGGTATTTAAAGACAAGCTTAAGAAAGTAAACAATTAA
- a CDS encoding TolC family protein: MRYWYFLLVLVFSMLSIPYSFAQSLNEYLQMGGESNPDLQARYQSYLSALQQLPQQGALPDPKLSFSYFISPVETRLGPQQARISLQQMLPWFGSLTAREDVASQRAKVRFEEFVQARNAYFYELKKNYFQLYELQQKRTLLQANIDILQVYEEVATQKYENDLSSMVDIIRVQMQLREEKSKLQNLLEETKAQRSNFNTLLNRATEAEVSLPDTLEIGEVAADTSQIRAEMLKNYPSIRLLQEEAILLEKSEKVAQLSAKPELGLGLDYVLIGERTDMEMADSGKDALMLMVNVSLPLFNQQKYKSAVREIRIESEANQLAIRNEENRIRDELQQALSQLQSAKNDILLYHKQIESTQQAISILNSAYEANSKGFEEVLEFQLELLKYQNLLNESTTRLYIALAKIDELRAIEIIDTNELK, encoded by the coding sequence ATGAGATATTGGTATTTTTTGCTGGTATTAGTATTTAGTATGCTAAGCATACCATATAGCTTTGCTCAGTCACTGAATGAGTATCTGCAAATGGGAGGAGAAAGCAACCCTGACTTACAGGCACGTTATCAAAGCTATCTTTCGGCATTGCAGCAGCTACCCCAGCAGGGTGCACTCCCTGACCCAAAGTTAAGCTTTAGCTATTTTATCAGTCCGGTAGAGACCAGGCTGGGGCCTCAGCAGGCACGTATTTCTTTGCAACAGATGCTGCCCTGGTTTGGAAGTCTTACAGCCAGAGAAGATGTAGCCAGCCAGAGAGCAAAAGTAAGGTTTGAAGAGTTTGTACAAGCTCGTAATGCTTACTTTTACGAGCTAAAGAAAAATTACTTTCAGCTGTACGAACTGCAACAGAAAAGAACCTTACTGCAAGCTAACATAGATATACTACAGGTCTACGAAGAAGTGGCTACTCAAAAGTACGAGAATGATCTCAGCTCCATGGTAGATATTATTCGGGTACAGATGCAACTTCGCGAAGAAAAGAGTAAGCTACAGAACCTTCTTGAAGAAACTAAGGCCCAGCGCTCTAATTTCAATACGCTACTCAATCGGGCAACAGAGGCAGAAGTTAGCCTTCCCGATACACTGGAAATAGGTGAAGTAGCTGCCGATACCAGCCAAATAAGGGCAGAGATGCTCAAAAACTACCCATCTATCAGACTCTTGCAGGAAGAAGCTATACTGCTGGAAAAAAGCGAAAAGGTAGCTCAGCTTAGTGCTAAACCAGAACTTGGACTAGGACTGGATTACGTTCTGATTGGAGAGCGTACTGATATGGAAATGGCAGATAGCGGAAAAGATGCTTTGATGCTTATGGTAAATGTATCACTACCTTTATTCAATCAGCAAAAGTATAAGTCAGCAGTCAGAGAAATTCGGATAGAAAGCGAGGCTAATCAACTGGCAATAAGAAATGAAGAGAACAGAATACGCGATGAGCTACAACAGGCTTTGAGTCAGCTACAATCGGCAAAGAATGACATCTTACTTTACCATAAGCAGATAGAAAGCACACAGCAGGCTATTAGTATTCTCAATAGTGCCTATGAAGCCAATAGCAAAGGCTTTGAGGAAGTACTGGAATTTCAGCTGGAATTACTCAAATATCAGAACTTATTAAACGAATCTACCACCAGGCTTTATATCGCATTAGCTAAAATTGATGAACTTAGAGCCATAGAAATTATTGATACGAACGAACTAAAGTAA